A portion of the Simkania negevensis Z genome contains these proteins:
- a CDS encoding ATP-dependent DNA helicase — translation MNDEIVIDQLVADNVGIPEAAEMMEAVRQGHLCVQKVIPTARELHGDEEWFEEPIGQWGDLAYFQRCWVMESRVVRELKRLIMDVKPIDMMGMGSLNEGQKEAVSKGLRASVFCLSGGPGTGKTHTVAELVGQFCDAGGKVLVAAPTGKAVAELMRRLGDVKGGTLHRLLGVRSVSDILWGKKKLDAGMVVVDECSMIDVGMWGALFSTIREGTRLILVGDHDQLPPVEAGTVYGEICGWMKECHPECYAHLDECMRSDQVEILEKAACVKVGKAIEAKSLKGLDVREWKKRFKQGGFRILSCLREGPYGVEAINRELFEAFRKEYQGGEWRIPVMVTRTSYDYEVCNGEMGEWVKQTGSVELEAEDVVEFGDKVIPAVLLPGLELAYAISVHKSQGSEYDHVALLVPPGSEIFGREILYTGITRARLSLEIYGEAETIELCVAQSAQKLSGIRRKLECLDV, via the coding sequence TTGAATGACGAGATTGTCATAGATCAACTTGTGGCAGACAATGTTGGTATTCCTGAAGCTGCTGAAATGATGGAAGCTGTAAGGCAAGGCCATCTGTGCGTGCAAAAAGTGATTCCTACTGCGCGTGAACTTCATGGGGATGAAGAGTGGTTTGAAGAACCGATCGGTCAGTGGGGTGATTTAGCTTATTTTCAACGGTGTTGGGTCATGGAATCGCGTGTTGTGCGTGAACTGAAGCGCCTTATCATGGATGTCAAGCCGATTGACATGATGGGGATGGGTTCATTGAATGAAGGGCAGAAAGAAGCAGTTAGTAAAGGGCTTCGCGCGAGTGTCTTTTGTTTATCGGGTGGGCCTGGAACAGGAAAGACGCATACGGTTGCCGAACTTGTGGGGCAATTTTGTGATGCAGGTGGAAAGGTACTTGTGGCGGCCCCTACAGGTAAAGCAGTTGCGGAGTTGATGCGCAGGTTAGGAGATGTAAAGGGGGGGACGTTGCACCGGTTGCTCGGAGTCCGGAGTGTGAGCGATATTTTGTGGGGAAAGAAGAAGTTAGATGCGGGGATGGTTGTTGTGGATGAGTGTTCGATGATTGATGTAGGAATGTGGGGAGCTCTTTTCAGCACAATTCGGGAAGGAACCCGTTTGATTCTTGTGGGAGATCATGATCAGTTGCCTCCTGTTGAGGCGGGGACGGTCTATGGAGAAATCTGTGGCTGGATGAAGGAGTGTCATCCTGAGTGTTATGCTCATTTGGATGAATGTATGCGGAGTGATCAGGTGGAGATTTTGGAAAAGGCCGCGTGTGTAAAAGTGGGGAAAGCAATCGAGGCGAAAAGTTTGAAGGGACTAGATGTGCGAGAGTGGAAAAAGCGGTTTAAACAGGGTGGTTTTCGGATTTTGTCGTGTTTGCGTGAAGGACCCTACGGAGTAGAGGCAATCAATCGGGAACTTTTTGAAGCTTTTCGCAAAGAGTATCAGGGGGGAGAGTGGCGCATTCCTGTCATGGTAACACGGACGAGTTATGACTATGAAGTTTGTAATGGAGAAATGGGTGAGTGGGTGAAACAGACTGGATCAGTAGAGCTTGAAGCAGAAGATGTGGTCGAGTTTGGAGATAAGGTGATTCCAGCTGTCTTATTGCCGGGACTTGAGTTGGCATATGCAATATCAGTGCACAAGAGTCAGGGAAGTGAATATGATCATGTGGCACTGCTGGTTCCGCCGGGATCTGAAATTTTTGGCAGAGAAATCCTCTATACTGGTATAACTAGAGCCCGTTTGTCTCTCGAAATTTACGGCGAGGCAGAAACAATA